The following are encoded in a window of Shewanella psychrotolerans genomic DNA:
- a CDS encoding DUF262 domain-containing protein, with the protein MSSKVQTELLSLQTIATKDFGFVIPCYQRPYVWREEEVIKLFDDVRDAYLANEPHYFIGSVLSALNGGKNEYELIDGQQRTTTLMLISLAFKAVGIETQLAHVSIKGENPRLTFEIRESVRNLLGSYAGLDKITKPGEEDIRKDEYLVHLEANLTILKQQVDRLAEQSDFDIHGFADYIFNQVQWVNNIVPATMDLNRLFSSLNTGGIQLEPVDLLKAKLFKHITTDKAVYSSIWQACEHTDNYFERNLRQIFKNADWQTLEYIDLANYQAELFPLVSSSNSVQRVGKSIAEIASGSLDFYVEPEQSESPSDDFDDETVYCRSIISFELLLIHTLRIFCTQKSWNDLAPRIRATNLMSCFEGLLQHDERTIKSFIELLWQVRYQFDTWVVKWVEHDDEEDARLRLTSISKNKAYINRKAKELGLLAQLQAVRNSTGDRSAQYWLTAFLSRLVAEPKAKDEDVVTLLESIDNKMSLTRETQKEASFKLASDISPQTIPWEEQATYLKSSLGTRFEHYWFQKLEYLLWKNGDKANDDKLKRYRITSKNSVEHVHPQTEEYHHELEKSPLNAFGNLVLLSPGENSSYSNQTVAKKKADFDSKPRYDALKLKDIFETYTQSDNRWSSTEIEKHQNNMLALLERHYTQGAINGQ; encoded by the coding sequence ATGAGTTCAAAGGTACAAACAGAGCTGCTTTCATTACAAACCATCGCGACAAAAGATTTTGGCTTTGTTATTCCTTGCTATCAGCGTCCATACGTCTGGCGTGAAGAAGAGGTGATTAAGTTATTTGACGACGTTCGAGATGCTTATTTAGCTAACGAGCCACATTACTTTATTGGCAGTGTCTTGAGTGCGTTAAATGGTGGTAAAAACGAATATGAGCTGATCGATGGGCAGCAAAGAACCACAACATTGATGCTGATATCACTTGCCTTCAAGGCTGTAGGGATTGAGACTCAGCTGGCTCATGTGAGTATCAAAGGTGAAAATCCAAGGTTAACGTTCGAAATCAGAGAGTCAGTGCGGAACTTGCTTGGTAGCTACGCGGGACTGGACAAAATTACGAAACCCGGTGAAGAAGATATTCGTAAAGATGAGTACCTAGTACATTTAGAAGCCAACCTTACTATTCTGAAGCAGCAAGTCGATAGGTTGGCTGAGCAATCAGACTTCGATATCCATGGTTTTGCTGACTACATTTTTAACCAAGTGCAGTGGGTAAATAATATTGTTCCAGCAACTATGGATCTGAATAGGTTGTTTTCGAGTTTAAATACAGGTGGCATACAGCTAGAACCAGTTGATTTATTGAAAGCAAAGTTGTTCAAACACATAACAACAGATAAAGCCGTTTACAGCAGTATTTGGCAAGCGTGTGAACATACCGATAACTATTTTGAGCGTAATCTGAGACAGATATTCAAAAATGCCGACTGGCAAACGCTGGAGTATATCGATCTTGCCAACTATCAGGCAGAGCTATTTCCTCTAGTCAGCTCTAGTAATAGTGTTCAACGAGTTGGTAAGTCAATTGCTGAGATAGCATCTGGATCATTGGACTTTTATGTCGAACCTGAACAATCTGAAAGTCCAAGCGATGATTTTGACGATGAGACCGTTTATTGTCGTTCAATTATCAGTTTTGAGTTGCTGTTGATTCATACACTCAGAATTTTTTGCACCCAGAAATCATGGAATGATCTTGCTCCTCGTATCCGTGCTACCAATCTGATGTCATGTTTTGAAGGGTTACTACAACATGATGAACGAACCATTAAATCGTTTATCGAATTGTTATGGCAGGTTCGTTATCAGTTCGATACCTGGGTTGTGAAATGGGTCGAGCATGATGACGAGGAAGATGCGCGGTTACGTTTAACTTCGATTAGTAAGAATAAAGCTTATATCAACCGTAAAGCAAAGGAGCTTGGATTACTTGCACAATTGCAAGCCGTGCGAAACTCTACCGGTGATCGCTCAGCCCAGTATTGGCTAACAGCGTTTTTAAGTCGATTGGTTGCGGAACCTAAAGCGAAAGATGAAGACGTGGTTACGCTATTGGAGAGCATCGACAATAAAATGTCGCTTACTAGGGAAACGCAAAAAGAAGCTAGCTTTAAACTTGCATCAGATATTTCGCCACAAACGATTCCTTGGGAAGAACAAGCTACCTATCTTAAAAGTTCTTTGGGAACTCGATTCGAACACTATTGGTTTCAGAAGCTGGAATACTTGCTCTGGAAAAACGGTGATAAAGCCAATGATGATAAGTTAAAACGTTATCGGATCACTTCGAAGAATTCGGTTGAGCATGTTCATCCTCAAACAGAGGAATACCATCATGAGCTAGAAAAGAGCCCATTAAATGCTTTTGGTAATTTAGTGCTCTTAAGTCCGGGTGAAAACTCATCATATAGCAACCAAACGGTAGCAAAGAAAAAAGCAGATTTTGATTCTAAACCGCGTTATGACGCCTTAAAGCTGAAAGATATTTTTGAGACGTACACCCAATCGGATAACAGATGGTCTTCTACCGAAATAGAGAAGCATCAAAACAACATGTTGGCATTGTTGGAAAGGCATTACACACAAGGAGCAATCAATGGTCAGTAA
- a CDS encoding type I restriction endonuclease subunit R, translated as MVSKTNEQALEASIERALTGHCLEDQKAGMSENLVAPYGVQNCGYSSGLPSDFNMQYAIDERFFWQFLQKTQEVELAKLQKNNPSDWQRKLLERFDRLIKKHGILHLLKKGLSVDDAHFNLLYPAPLASSSEKVKQNFADNLFSCTRQVRYSMANPLQEIDMVLFINGIPLITLELKNAWTGQTARYHGQKQYRDDRDATQPLLTFGRCLVHMAVDTDEVYMTTKLSGGSTFFLPFNKGHNLGQGNPPNPSGHKTAYLWHEVFTKESLANIIQHFVRLDGSSKDPLPKRTLFFPRYHQLDVVRKLVDHAAQHGVGQTYLIQHSAGSGKSNSITWAAYQLIETYPASSDVAGGKSLEQPLFDSVIVVTDRRLLDKQLRDNIKEFSEVKNIIAPANKSSELKQALENGKKIIITTIQKFPFIIDGIADLSDKRFAVIIDEAHSSQSGSAHDNMNRAMGKSEIEEAEDAQDKILQAMKSRKMRGNASYLAFTATPKNSTLEKFGQRQEDGSFKPFHLYSMKQAIEEGFILDVLANYTTYKSYYEIEKSIADNPEFDTKKAQKKLRAYVERSQQTIDTKAEIMLEHFVPHVVNAKKLKGKGKGMVVTQNIETAIRYYKAIRRILEEQGNPFKVAIAFSGTKEVDGIEYTEADINGFAESDTKDMFDTDEYRLLVVANKYLTGFDQPKLCAMYVDKKLASVLCVQTLSRLNRSAPKWGKKTEDLFVLDFFNSVEDIQSAFDPFYTATSLSQATDINVLHELKDEMDDVGVYEWYEVEDFVTRYFKNEDAQTLSPIIDVAAARFDHELELEAEAKVDFKIKAKQFVKIYGQMASIMPYEMVSWEKLFWFLKFLIPKLKVEDPDADAIDELLDSVDLSSYGLQRVKLNHSIKLSDQEAELDPQNPNPRGAHGGEKETDPLDEIIRTFNERWFQGWSATPEEQKVKFVNIAESIRNHPDFESKYKNNPDPHNRDLAFEKMLKEIMLQRRKDELELYKLFAGDSAFKASWTQSMQRMVGM; from the coding sequence ATGGTCAGTAAGACTAACGAGCAGGCACTAGAGGCTAGTATTGAAAGAGCTCTCACTGGTCATTGCCTTGAGGATCAAAAGGCAGGCATGTCTGAAAATCTTGTTGCACCGTACGGTGTGCAAAATTGCGGTTATTCTTCGGGCTTGCCATCTGATTTCAACATGCAATATGCCATTGATGAACGTTTTTTCTGGCAATTTCTGCAAAAGACACAAGAAGTAGAGTTGGCCAAACTGCAAAAGAACAACCCCTCAGATTGGCAGCGTAAGTTACTCGAACGATTTGACCGACTGATTAAGAAGCATGGCATTCTGCATTTACTTAAGAAAGGGCTAAGCGTAGACGATGCTCATTTCAATTTGCTCTATCCAGCCCCCCTGGCAAGCAGTAGTGAGAAGGTAAAGCAAAACTTTGCGGACAACCTTTTTAGTTGTACTCGCCAAGTGCGCTATTCCATGGCAAATCCCTTACAAGAAATAGACATGGTATTGTTTATCAACGGAATACCATTGATAACGCTAGAGTTGAAGAACGCATGGACGGGGCAAACTGCACGTTATCACGGCCAAAAGCAGTATCGAGATGATCGAGATGCAACTCAGCCATTGCTGACCTTTGGCCGCTGCCTAGTGCATATGGCGGTCGATACCGACGAAGTGTATATGACCACCAAGTTATCAGGTGGCAGTACATTCTTCTTGCCGTTCAATAAAGGACACAATCTTGGACAAGGCAATCCGCCGAATCCATCTGGCCATAAAACGGCATACCTATGGCATGAAGTATTCACCAAAGAAAGCTTGGCGAATATTATTCAGCATTTTGTGCGTCTGGATGGGTCAAGCAAAGATCCATTACCAAAGCGAACCCTGTTCTTTCCTCGATACCACCAATTGGATGTGGTGAGAAAATTAGTAGACCATGCTGCCCAGCACGGTGTCGGTCAGACTTATTTAATTCAACATTCAGCCGGTTCAGGTAAGTCTAATTCAATTACTTGGGCCGCTTATCAGTTAATTGAAACCTATCCTGCATCGTCTGATGTGGCAGGTGGTAAAAGCTTGGAGCAGCCGTTGTTTGACTCTGTGATTGTGGTCACCGATAGACGCCTATTGGACAAGCAGCTGCGGGATAACATTAAAGAGTTTTCTGAAGTAAAGAACATTATTGCCCCGGCGAACAAGTCTTCTGAGCTTAAGCAGGCGCTGGAGAATGGCAAAAAGATCATTATAACTACGATTCAGAAATTCCCGTTCATTATTGATGGTATCGCCGATCTTAGTGACAAGCGCTTTGCGGTGATTATTGATGAAGCACACAGCTCACAGTCTGGTTCGGCGCATGACAATATGAACCGAGCGATGGGCAAATCTGAAATCGAAGAGGCCGAAGATGCCCAGGATAAAATCCTTCAGGCGATGAAATCGCGCAAGATGCGTGGGAATGCATCGTACCTGGCATTTACTGCAACACCAAAAAACAGCACTTTGGAGAAATTTGGTCAACGCCAAGAAGATGGCTCTTTCAAGCCGTTTCACTTGTATTCGATGAAACAAGCCATTGAAGAAGGCTTCATCTTGGATGTGCTGGCAAATTATACGACGTACAAAAGTTATTATGAGATTGAGAAATCAATCGCTGATAACCCAGAGTTTGATACCAAAAAGGCGCAGAAAAAACTCAGAGCTTATGTAGAGCGAAGCCAGCAAACGATTGATACCAAGGCAGAGATTATGCTGGAGCATTTTGTTCCACATGTCGTGAATGCGAAAAAGCTCAAAGGTAAAGGTAAGGGAATGGTGGTCACTCAAAATATTGAGACGGCCATTCGATACTACAAAGCGATTAGGCGGATACTTGAGGAGCAAGGAAACCCGTTTAAAGTTGCCATTGCTTTCTCAGGAACCAAAGAAGTTGACGGTATTGAATATACCGAAGCAGATATTAATGGTTTTGCCGAGTCAGATACCAAAGATATGTTTGATACCGATGAGTATCGACTTTTAGTGGTTGCGAACAAGTATCTGACAGGCTTTGACCAGCCTAAGCTTTGCGCCATGTATGTGGACAAGAAGCTCGCCAGTGTCTTGTGTGTACAGACATTGTCTCGTCTCAATCGAAGTGCGCCTAAATGGGGTAAAAAAACTGAAGACTTGTTTGTTTTAGATTTTTTCAACTCGGTTGAAGATATTCAGTCAGCATTCGATCCTTTCTACACAGCAACTTCATTGTCCCAAGCTACAGATATAAACGTACTGCACGAGTTGAAAGATGAAATGGACGATGTCGGTGTGTACGAGTGGTATGAGGTTGAAGACTTTGTGACGCGTTATTTCAAGAATGAAGACGCCCAAACACTCAGCCCAATCATTGATGTTGCAGCAGCCCGGTTCGACCATGAGCTGGAGCTTGAAGCTGAAGCTAAAGTGGACTTTAAGATTAAAGCCAAACAGTTCGTTAAAATCTATGGGCAGATGGCTTCTATCATGCCTTATGAAATGGTCAGCTGGGAAAAACTGTTTTGGTTCCTGAAGTTTTTAATACCGAAATTGAAAGTGGAAGATCCTGATGCAGATGCTATTGATGAGCTTCTCGATTCTGTCGATCTGAGTTCATACGGTTTGCAACGTGTGAAGCTTAACCACAGCATTAAACTTAGTGACCAAGAAGCGGAGCTTGATCCTCAAAATCCGAACCCACGTGGGGCGCATGGCGGTGAAAAAGAAACTGACCCGCTGGATGAAATCATTCGCACATTTAATGAGCGATGGTTCCAGGGCTGGAGTGCCACACCTGAAGAGCAAAAAGTTAAGTTTGTGAACATCGCTGAGAGTATCCGCAATCACCCAGATTTCGAATCTAAATACAAAAACAACCCAGATCCTCATAATCGAGATTTGGCTTTCGAAAAAATGCTCAAGGAAATTATGCTGCAACGCCGTAAAGATGAACTTGAGCTCTACAAGTTGTTCGCAGGAGATTCAGCATTTAAAGCGTCGTGGACGCAAAGTATGCAACGAATGGTAGGTATGTAA
- a CDS encoding AAA domain-containing protein, translating into MWQIALGLGVVVAGSAVAYYYNEKTNEEIERQNRAYRDRDNIYNRYNAKRSAQDENYREQRQAQAREYKTLLLREIDKHFEKVLPITQAYQELYNAIVTEIKADTTSPYRKSALQKEFARIEDAQIRISEYAKYLEFEKTKVNQLWDKGSYDWLLERPIADALLPLEWLYPGKLLVVELEDIDKPLDNSRHILKFLGFGEQPEQQKALALSYGSEFPILIVKNHHNQFFGCVARGIVFHDHIRLSEPLSMTVERYRGGSKDYICTFNDGLVRAALPQQSLLQPEIRCIPGQSIDVYFDSYSATLDSNPLRSFESKSRKPLPSVTEKSPSTMGYDEFELFIEADAHVLRKIPSDSSFYCESTHWSLLDFDANTNLITLGKGEVEARCELSENNDGLVIRKILVHELPQVGIDLPFEFIVLSSDLSVSELFGWVYGLEELLSFASQAFINSTTSRERVKQVEFFRRWEKVVEYQKQQESIRCIEFEISPVQIKGSYYLLSIGNECIKQSRINEKSAYQFMREIETSGFLQFNRSCRLLIWDAENGKYIPAVQHKQTHRIRYQLDNGNIEIEAPLNNFKKLDFTELHKFQLMVQLPNAPLHRQQMALDALFEDRLVEPHLKDIFLAPSSYNAEHQQYWLESDIHWSGKLTESQKHAVKVALAAKHIAMIQGPPGTGKTTTIVEMLFQLLQKNPNQKILVVSQQNTAVDNAITKFKKVYPELVNSCVNIVRVGNPDKIDDEMAKDHFDLIFKNFIDKCLSDTTTRFSLFNAIEAKEDNTAKLDAMHEWRALLMQMKDSATDSKVSDEFFTSMLANKNLIGATCVGLAARHSGIDHITFDVAIVDEAGRATVPELLIPLLRARKAILIGDHHQLPPSIAPVLREDSAKEEMKFLEETFLETSFFESLFEQLAEDCTAALTEQFRMSKPIGDLVAELFYTKDGERRLFNGNKAPLDTHGFVSRDCLTWVDVWGKQLKQQGSTSLENQLEAEAICSYLKELSESFSRQIDVAVITPYGAQKRLIRKLLKTSKGSQQVKLGSLSIKIDTVDSFQGSEAELVCYSTVRTHGSMQFLLDKKRLNVACSRAKENLVFFGNIRALENWKPKTGEVNLFKEIIDRSKKEKYIPARSEKRKYLET; encoded by the coding sequence ATGTGGCAAATTGCTTTAGGGCTTGGTGTAGTTGTTGCTGGAAGTGCTGTAGCTTATTATTATAATGAAAAAACAAACGAAGAAATAGAGCGACAGAACAGAGCCTATCGAGACCGCGATAATATTTATAATCGTTATAACGCTAAGCGATCTGCTCAAGATGAAAATTATAGAGAGCAAAGGCAGGCTCAAGCTAGAGAATACAAAACATTATTACTTAGAGAAATCGACAAACATTTTGAGAAAGTTTTGCCTATAACTCAAGCTTACCAAGAGTTATATAACGCTATTGTTACAGAAATTAAGGCTGATACTACAAGCCCTTATAGGAAGTCAGCCCTTCAAAAAGAGTTTGCTCGAATCGAAGATGCTCAAATCCGAATTTCAGAATATGCAAAATATTTAGAGTTTGAAAAAACAAAAGTTAATCAGCTATGGGATAAAGGTAGCTATGATTGGTTGCTAGAAAGACCCATTGCTGATGCGTTACTACCTTTGGAGTGGCTATACCCTGGTAAACTATTAGTTGTTGAGTTAGAAGATATCGACAAGCCCTTAGATAATAGCCGTCATATTTTGAAGTTTTTAGGGTTTGGTGAACAGCCTGAACAACAGAAAGCTTTAGCTTTGAGTTATGGCTCTGAATTTCCAATACTCATAGTCAAAAATCATCATAATCAATTTTTTGGGTGTGTTGCTCGTGGAATCGTTTTTCATGATCATATTAGGCTATCAGAACCTTTAAGTATGACTGTAGAGCGTTATCGCGGTGGCTCTAAAGATTATATATGTACTTTCAATGATGGCTTAGTTAGAGCTGCTCTCCCGCAGCAATCACTCCTTCAGCCAGAAATACGTTGTATTCCAGGGCAGTCTATAGATGTATATTTCGATAGTTATTCTGCAACTTTAGATTCAAACCCTCTAAGAAGCTTTGAATCAAAAAGCAGGAAACCATTACCTTCTGTTACTGAGAAATCTCCATCTACAATGGGATATGATGAATTTGAGTTATTCATAGAAGCTGATGCACATGTATTGAGGAAAATTCCTTCAGATAGTTCTTTTTATTGTGAATCCACTCATTGGTCACTATTAGATTTTGATGCAAATACTAACCTCATTACTCTAGGTAAAGGTGAGGTTGAAGCTCGGTGCGAGTTATCTGAAAATAATGATGGTTTAGTCATCAGAAAAATTTTAGTTCATGAATTACCGCAAGTAGGTATAGATTTACCTTTCGAGTTTATTGTACTTTCATCCGACCTTTCGGTAAGCGAGCTTTTTGGCTGGGTTTATGGACTAGAAGAACTTCTATCATTTGCTAGTCAAGCTTTTATTAACTCGACTACTTCAAGAGAGAGAGTTAAACAAGTAGAGTTTTTTCGACGCTGGGAAAAAGTGGTTGAATACCAAAAGCAGCAAGAAAGTATTCGATGCATCGAGTTTGAGATATCTCCAGTCCAAATCAAAGGTTCATATTATTTACTCAGCATTGGTAACGAATGTATCAAACAGTCTCGTATAAATGAGAAATCTGCATATCAATTCATGAGGGAAATAGAAACCTCTGGTTTTTTACAATTTAATCGAAGTTGCCGTTTATTAATTTGGGACGCAGAAAATGGTAAATACATACCAGCCGTCCAGCACAAGCAAACACACAGAATAAGATATCAGCTTGATAACGGTAATATTGAAATCGAAGCCCCTCTGAACAACTTTAAGAAGTTAGACTTTACTGAACTACATAAATTTCAATTAATGGTTCAGTTGCCAAATGCACCACTTCATAGGCAACAAATGGCTTTAGATGCACTATTTGAGGATAGGCTCGTAGAACCTCATTTAAAAGATATTTTCTTAGCTCCCTCTTCTTACAATGCAGAACATCAACAATACTGGCTAGAAAGCGATATACATTGGAGTGGCAAACTCACTGAAAGTCAAAAACATGCTGTTAAGGTCGCATTGGCGGCTAAACATATTGCCATGATTCAGGGGCCGCCAGGGACAGGAAAAACAACGACTATTGTTGAAATGTTATTTCAGCTACTTCAAAAAAATCCTAACCAAAAAATTTTAGTAGTATCACAACAAAATACAGCTGTAGATAATGCTATCACTAAATTTAAAAAAGTTTACCCAGAGCTAGTAAACTCATGTGTAAATATAGTCAGGGTTGGAAATCCAGACAAAATTGATGATGAAATGGCTAAAGATCATTTTGATTTAATTTTTAAAAATTTCATTGATAAATGTTTGTCAGATACTACTACTAGATTTTCCCTTTTTAATGCTATTGAAGCTAAAGAAGATAATACTGCTAAGCTAGATGCCATGCATGAGTGGAGAGCGTTACTGATGCAAATGAAAGACTCTGCGACAGATAGTAAAGTATCAGATGAGTTTTTTACATCGATGCTCGCTAATAAAAACTTAATAGGTGCAACTTGTGTCGGTTTAGCTGCAAGACATTCTGGTATTGATCACATTACATTTGATGTAGCTATTGTTGATGAGGCTGGAAGAGCTACAGTACCTGAACTGTTGATTCCATTGTTAAGGGCACGTAAGGCAATATTAATCGGAGATCATCACCAACTTCCTCCCAGTATTGCTCCTGTCCTTCGAGAAGATAGCGCAAAAGAGGAAATGAAGTTTCTAGAAGAAACATTTTTAGAAACTAGCTTTTTTGAAAGCTTATTCGAACAGTTAGCAGAAGATTGTACTGCGGCGTTAACTGAACAATTTAGGATGTCAAAGCCAATAGGTGATCTGGTTGCTGAGCTTTTCTATACAAAAGACGGTGAGAGAAGGTTATTTAATGGCAATAAAGCCCCATTAGATACTCATGGATTTGTATCTAGAGACTGTCTAACTTGGGTAGATGTTTGGGGGAAACAACTAAAGCAACAAGGTTCAACAAGTCTTGAAAACCAATTAGAAGCTGAGGCTATTTGCTCTTATTTAAAAGAGTTATCAGAGTCATTCTCTCGTCAAATCGATGTCGCCGTTATTACTCCTTATGGAGCACAAAAGCGCTTGATTAGAAAACTATTAAAAACAAGTAAGGGAAGTCAACAGGTTAAGCTAGGGAGTTTAAGCATAAAAATCGATACTGTTGATAGCTTTCAGGGAAGTGAGGCTGAGCTTGTTTGTTATTCTACTGTAAGAACACATGGTTCAATGCAGTTTTTGCTTGATAAAAAGAGGCTTAATGTTGCTTGTTCAAGAGCCAAAGAGAATTTAGTGTTTTTTGGAAATATAAGAGCTCTAGAAAACTGGAAGCCCAAAACAGGAGAGGTAAATTTATTCAAGGAAATTATAGACCGCTCTAAGAAAGAAAAGTACATACCAGCACGTAGTGAAAAAAGAAAATATCTAGAAACTTAA
- a CDS encoding HEPN domain-containing protein, with protein sequence MRHTESEAFSKFVSKLVAMDENSDFSELIWSQFSSTIRVLLDNKLVYQPFWDYQNGKISETDWKNRFSSAKLAANNALSSKKTDVVICIILQRLYTLRNQIVHGGGAWNSTANREQIRDGVAFLSKLVPIIINVMMDNTETLWGDANYPLISE encoded by the coding sequence TTGAGACATACTGAGTCAGAAGCTTTTTCAAAGTTTGTTTCTAAATTAGTTGCGATGGATGAAAATAGTGATTTTTCAGAGCTAATTTGGTCTCAATTTTCATCTACGATCAGAGTACTGCTAGATAATAAGTTGGTGTACCAACCATTTTGGGATTATCAAAATGGCAAGATAAGTGAAACTGATTGGAAAAATCGCTTTAGTTCGGCAAAGCTAGCTGCTAACAATGCGTTAAGTAGCAAAAAAACAGATGTTGTTATCTGCATAATATTGCAAAGGCTATACACACTTAGAAATCAGATTGTGCATGGTGGTGGTGCTTGGAATAGTACGGCAAATCGGGAACAGATAAGAGACGGAGTTGCTTTTTTAAGTAAGCTTGTTCCGATCATAATTAATGTAATGATGGATAACACTGAAACTCTATGGGGAGATGCAAATTATCCTCTGATTTCTGAGTAA
- a CDS encoding TniQ family protein, with amino-acid sequence MTKALLRTHPTPKPDEDLNAYALRLAVLNCWPSASAMFKEMGYHELVRKKYLTDESKKPLSALNGHSIELLNRWENTNKFSDVIYDQSRVYRIIYSTTPVICPDCVRSDGYIKSDWQVIGLGYCEQHLCDLVSHCPNCSKALRWAEPTLSGICSHCSSILRRPNSNFALTVNEQLETLEFANKTSAIKDMFLASQRVIRPFDSFFELMKTPYELDNWPAILLDSLRLLNDSACALSWHKKLILQRACLKPIGELAVGLPYVSLLSKLENNWPITNVAFESCTPHAAHKITESPAFTSIKKARQPYSNEELKYHADTEQMSEVLGLEDHDAFYKLVDKNLIPPLKQLRILRDSIFDLKQITKTLEALSSNNGDWLDYDQYWYLLEHFGVRTTDWLQLLMNNKVTFRLSIEQHTLMESIQVDRTSLQATLVRSLKMMKQAKLSSVRTKHILGLNQTSLAFLAKNNNLKLFSYNNQAHITGQDFINLIRNFLPVSWLSKLLQLSPELIVSQLLANDAELVSTNRFVPLSTKSLDALVEIVPQDSLIKSRHNRLIWLNTNIQ; translated from the coding sequence ATGACTAAAGCACTTCTTCGTACACACCCTACTCCCAAACCCGATGAAGACCTAAATGCTTACGCGCTTAGATTAGCAGTATTAAACTGTTGGCCGAGTGCTTCCGCGATGTTTAAAGAAATGGGCTATCATGAGTTAGTCAGGAAAAAATATCTAACGGACGAAAGTAAAAAGCCATTGTCTGCATTAAATGGTCATTCAATTGAATTACTTAATCGTTGGGAAAACACCAATAAATTTTCTGATGTGATTTATGACCAAAGCCGGGTATACCGAATCATCTATTCAACAACTCCTGTTATATGCCCAGATTGCGTTAGAAGTGATGGCTACATTAAAAGTGATTGGCAGGTTATTGGGTTAGGCTATTGTGAACAACACCTATGTGATTTGGTTAGCCATTGCCCGAATTGTAGCAAAGCACTTCGTTGGGCCGAACCAACGCTAAGTGGCATATGTTCACACTGCTCTAGTATATTGCGTAGGCCAAATAGCAATTTTGCGCTAACTGTTAACGAACAATTGGAAACACTAGAATTTGCTAACAAAACGAGTGCAATAAAGGATATGTTCTTAGCGTCTCAAAGAGTTATTCGCCCTTTTGATTCTTTCTTTGAACTGATGAAAACCCCTTATGAACTAGATAACTGGCCAGCTATTTTGCTAGATTCATTAAGGCTTCTAAATGATAGCGCATGTGCCTTGTCCTGGCACAAAAAGTTAATATTACAGCGTGCCTGCTTAAAACCGATTGGCGAACTTGCTGTTGGACTACCATATGTATCGCTATTATCAAAATTAGAAAACAATTGGCCAATAACGAACGTAGCATTTGAATCATGTACGCCGCATGCAGCCCATAAGATAACGGAATCCCCTGCTTTTACGTCAATTAAAAAGGCTAGACAACCATATTCAAACGAAGAGCTCAAGTATCACGCCGATACAGAGCAAATGTCTGAAGTACTTGGTTTAGAAGATCATGATGCTTTCTATAAGCTAGTGGATAAAAACTTAATACCGCCGCTTAAACAATTGAGGATTTTACGAGACTCAATATTTGATCTTAAGCAGATCACGAAAACGCTAGAAGCATTATCGAGTAACAATGGTGATTGGTTGGACTATGACCAATATTGGTATCTGCTTGAGCATTTTGGTGTTCGAACAACAGACTGGCTCCAGCTTTTAATGAATAACAAAGTTACTTTTAGACTATCTATTGAACAACATACGTTAATGGAATCTATTCAGGTAGATAGAACAAGTTTACAAGCAACGCTGGTTCGTTCACTCAAAATGATGAAACAAGCAAAATTATCATCTGTACGGACTAAGCATATCTTAGGTCTTAATCAAACATCACTTGCCTTCCTTGCTAAGAACAACAACCTCAAATTGTTTAGTTATAACAATCAAGCACACATTACCGGGCAGGACTTTATAAACCTTATTCGTAACTTTTTACCGGTATCGTGGTTGAGCAAGTTATTACAACTATCTCCTGAGCTGATTGTTTCTCAACTATTGGCTAACGATGCAGAACTGGTTTCAACGAATCGTTTTGTGCCGTTATCGACAAAAAGCTTAGATGCGTTGGTAGAGATTGTACCACAAGATAGCCTTATTAAATCCCGCCACAACCGTCTAATCTGGCTAAATACAAATATACAGTGA